One segment of Brassica napus cultivar Da-Ae chromosome C3, Da-Ae, whole genome shotgun sequence DNA contains the following:
- the LOC125584529 gene encoding uncharacterized protein LOC125584529: MVWNTFSLSPFRSRSNIMMNPSLPFKYNTIIKLQQNLTIKETKNFYIYIERETVMENSKDETVKNWEKKKKPSSPKLVGKFLKKKRGRFYIIGKCIYMLLCSHE, translated from the coding sequence ATGGTGTGGAATACTTTCTCCTTATCTCCCTTTCGCTCTCGCTCCAATATAATGATGAACCCCTCACTTCCTTTTAAATATAACACAATCATCAAGTTGCAACAAAACCTcacaataaaagaaacaaaaaacttctatatatatatagagagagaaacagTGATGGAGAACTCAAAGGATGAGACAGTGAAGAattgggagaagaagaagaagccgtcTTCACCAAAACTAGTTGGGAAGTTTCTGAAAAAGAAGAGAGGAAGGTTCTACATTATTGGAAAATGTATTTATATGCTTCTTTGTTCGCACGAGTAA